One Gambusia affinis linkage group LG15, SWU_Gaff_1.0, whole genome shotgun sequence genomic window carries:
- the sat2b gene encoding diamine acetyltransferase 2b isoform X2, whose translation MNFRVRPSTKEDCKDISRMIMELAVYEKMPDQVEISHKEVAEEHKSKEGFTVVGYALYFYTYSTWRGRSLYLEDLYVMPEFRGNGIGKGLLCKVAEVGRKKECVRLQLSVLDWNTPSRDFYAAKGAQDLTVSEGWHFIRFDGQNLDNLANEAPKD comes from the exons ATGAATTTCAGAGTACGACCTTCAACAAAGGAAGACTGCAAAGACATATCGAGGATGATAATG GAGCTGGCGGTGTATGAAAAAATGCCCGACCAGGTGGAGATCTCTCATAAAG AAGTTGCTGAGGAGCACAAATCTAAAGAAG GATTTACCGTCGTGGGATATGCTCTGTACTTTTACACCTATAGTACGTGGCGAGGACGATCACTATATCTGGAAGACCTGTATGTGATGCCAGAGTTCAGAG GAAATGGCATTGGCAAGGGTTTATTGTGCAAAGTTGCTGAG GTGGGGAGGAAGAAGGAGTGTGTGCGGCTGCAGCTCTCGGTGCTCGATTGGAACACACCATCAAGAGACTTCTACGCTGCCAAAGGAGCTCAGGACCTCACAGTCAGTGAAGGCTGGCACTTCATACGCTTTGATGGACAGAACCTGGACAATTTAGCTAATGAAGCTCCTAAAGATTAA
- the sat2b gene encoding diamine acetyltransferase 2b isoform X1, translating to MNFRVRPSTKEDCKDISRMIMELAVYEKMPDQVEISHKELERDGFCQNPFFECLVAEVAEEHKSKEGFTVVGYALYFYTYSTWRGRSLYLEDLYVMPEFRGNGIGKGLLCKVAEVGRKKECVRLQLSVLDWNTPSRDFYAAKGAQDLTVSEGWHFIRFDGQNLDNLANEAPKD from the exons ATGAATTTCAGAGTACGACCTTCAACAAAGGAAGACTGCAAAGACATATCGAGGATGATAATG GAGCTGGCGGTGTATGAAAAAATGCCCGACCAGGTGGAGATCTCTCATAAAG AACTGGAGCGTGACGGTTTCTGCCAGAATCCCTTTTTTGAATGTCTTGTTGCAGAAGTTGCTGAGGAGCACAAATCTAAAGAAG GATTTACCGTCGTGGGATATGCTCTGTACTTTTACACCTATAGTACGTGGCGAGGACGATCACTATATCTGGAAGACCTGTATGTGATGCCAGAGTTCAGAG GAAATGGCATTGGCAAGGGTTTATTGTGCAAAGTTGCTGAG GTGGGGAGGAAGAAGGAGTGTGTGCGGCTGCAGCTCTCGGTGCTCGATTGGAACACACCATCAAGAGACTTCTACGCTGCCAAAGGAGCTCAGGACCTCACAGTCAGTGAAGGCTGGCACTTCATACGCTTTGATGGACAGAACCTGGACAATTTAGCTAATGAAGCTCCTAAAGATTAA